The following proteins are encoded in a genomic region of Fimbriimonadaceae bacterium:
- a CDS encoding metal-sulfur cluster assembly factor gives MTTEKHATGSDPRVTEALRQVVDPELGINIVDLGLVYGSEVCDGQVHVTMTMTTPACPMEELLMEMVHSAIMRELSEARAVDVDLVWDPPWKPDMMSQAAKAQLGRT, from the coding sequence ATGACCACAGAGAAACACGCAACAGGATCAGACCCTCGGGTGACGGAGGCCCTGCGTCAAGTGGTGGATCCCGAGTTGGGGATCAACATTGTCGATCTGGGATTGGTCTATGGCAGCGAGGTGTGTGATGGTCAGGTGCATGTCACCATGACGATGACCACGCCCGCCTGCCCGATGGAAGAGTTATTGATGGAAATGGTGCATTCGGCGATCATGCGCGAGTTGTCCGAGGCGCGCGCGGTCGACGTCGATCTCGTATGGGACCCACCTTGGAAGCCGGACATGATGAGCCAGGCAGCGAAGGCCCAACTCGGCCGGACGTGA
- a CDS encoding hemerythrin domain-containing protein encodes MAETDKERPGPITTLLVEDHRRLDGLLCSSRATADQNNQTTYDQFRAGLLRHIGMEEKLLLPAVQRWRGGAPLPVAAKLRLDHGALATLLMPTPTPQILATIRRILSDHNPLEEGPEGLYSLCDQLPTDEMEPLLAALQAAPLPIVMRHSDSPAVMKTLEGALARAGYRLEPIAALDVIEPR; translated from the coding sequence ATGGCAGAGACAGACAAGGAACGGCCGGGACCCATCACGACCTTGCTGGTAGAGGATCACCGACGCCTGGACGGGCTGTTGTGCTCGTCGAGAGCCACGGCCGATCAGAATAATCAAACAACCTACGATCAATTTCGCGCAGGACTGCTCAGGCACATCGGCATGGAAGAAAAGCTGTTGTTGCCTGCGGTGCAGCGCTGGCGTGGCGGGGCCCCGTTGCCGGTGGCGGCAAAGCTACGGCTCGACCATGGTGCGCTGGCGACGTTGCTCATGCCCACCCCGACGCCTCAGATCCTGGCGACGATTCGCCGGATCCTCTCAGACCACAATCCATTGGAAGAAGGTCCGGAGGGGCTCTACTCCCTCTGCGACCAGTTGCCGACCGACGAGATGGAACCGCTGCTGGCTGCCCTGCAGGCCGCGCCGCTTCCGATCGTCATGCGGCATTCCGACAGCCCGGCGGTCATGAAAACCTTGGAAGGCGCGTTGGCTCGGGCGGGGTATCGCCTGGAACCGATCGCTGCACTTGACGTGATCGAGCCACGATGA